A genomic region of Gemmatimonadales bacterium contains the following coding sequences:
- the hemW gene encoding radical SAM family heme chaperone HemW — translation MHVYLHVPFCGRRCSYCDFAIAVRNVTPDAAFLAAITGEIALRRGAERWPAGPVQTIYFGGGTPSRLDPLTITQLIAVLSGIWPRAADAEITLEANPDDVTAERARGWVRAGINRISLGVQSHDAAVLEWMHRTHRAEQVPEALAILRAEGITNISLDLIFALPETLRRNWSDDLQRTLALAPDHVSLYGLTVEAHTPLARWVGRGEIVTPMDERYADEYLLAHEQLIAAGFEHYEVSNAARPGFRSRHNSAYWSGAPYVGLGPSAHSLLADARQWNVREWEAFRRRVDEAATPVEGQETIDGAPKRLEDLYLGLRTIEGASQAMVPAGARAAWVRAGWATTEGGRIRLTVEGWLRLDALVGAVRDS, via the coding sequence GTGCACGTTTATCTCCACGTCCCGTTCTGCGGCCGGCGATGCTCGTACTGTGACTTCGCGATCGCAGTGCGCAACGTCACGCCGGACGCGGCATTCCTGGCCGCGATTACCGGAGAGATCGCGCTCCGGCGTGGCGCGGAGCGCTGGCCTGCCGGGCCGGTCCAGACCATCTACTTCGGCGGCGGCACGCCGTCGCGGCTCGATCCACTCACCATCACGCAACTCATTGCCGTGCTGAGCGGAATCTGGCCGCGGGCGGCAGACGCGGAGATCACCCTCGAAGCCAACCCCGACGACGTGACCGCCGAGCGTGCTCGTGGTTGGGTCCGCGCCGGGATCAACCGCATCTCGCTCGGCGTGCAGAGTCACGACGCGGCGGTGTTGGAGTGGATGCACCGGACCCACCGCGCCGAGCAGGTGCCCGAGGCCCTCGCGATCCTGCGAGCGGAGGGAATCACCAATATTTCCCTCGACCTGATCTTTGCGCTGCCGGAGACGTTGCGTCGCAATTGGTCCGACGACTTGCAGCGAACGCTCGCCCTCGCCCCCGATCACGTCTCGCTGTACGGACTCACGGTGGAAGCGCACACGCCGTTGGCGCGATGGGTTGGCCGCGGCGAGATCGTCACGCCGATGGATGAGCGGTATGCCGACGAATATCTCCTGGCCCATGAGCAACTGATTGCGGCGGGGTTCGAGCACTATGAAGTCTCGAATGCGGCTCGCCCCGGCTTTCGATCCCGCCACAACTCGGCATACTGGAGCGGAGCGCCGTACGTCGGGCTCGGACCATCGGCGCACTCGCTGCTGGCTGACGCGCGGCAATGGAACGTCCGCGAGTGGGAGGCATTTCGTCGCCGGGTCGACGAAGCGGCGACCCCAGTCGAGGGTCAGGAAACGATTGACGGTGCCCCGAAACGGCTCGAAGATCTCTATCTCGGATTGCGAACGATCGAGGGTGCGAGCCAGGCGATGGTGCCCGCAGGAGCGCGCGCAGCGTGGGTCCGCGCCGGCTGGGCAACGACGGAGGGGGGTCGGATTCGACTCACGGTCGAAGGATGGCTTCGGCTCGATGCGCTGGTGGGAGCCGTCAGGGATTCCTAG
- the hrcA gene encoding heat-inducible transcriptional repressor HrcA translates to MPEAEELTDRERRILEAVIETYIATAEPAGSHRVARRSSLGMSPASIRNTMSDLEEKGYLYHPHASAGRIPTDRAYRLYVDTMADRAQPDPHACEHLEIALASSPSTDDLLARAAQMLGILTQELGVAVAPAIEEIVLDRVDLAAVASDRLLLVLSLRSGNIRSIYVRLRGALSPAEVEDAQRTLNERLAGLTLREIRGSFAERLRDARALPDGSELLDIILAEGEGLFDLPEPHDAVVIGSQSVLMEQPEFASHDQMRSLLTLTDRRGLLRQALAERRREGITVSIGGEHREPGLATFTLVTSTYHRGGATGVIGVLGPTRMAYDKIVGLVEHAGRLIEGLSQ, encoded by the coding sequence ATGCCTGAGGCCGAGGAACTGACCGACCGGGAACGCCGGATTCTCGAAGCGGTCATCGAGACGTACATCGCGACGGCGGAGCCGGCGGGTAGCCACCGCGTGGCGCGCCGCTCATCCCTTGGGATGTCGCCCGCCTCGATTCGCAACACGATGAGCGACCTCGAGGAGAAGGGGTACCTCTATCATCCCCATGCCTCCGCTGGTCGGATCCCGACTGACCGTGCCTATCGGCTCTATGTCGACACGATGGCCGACCGGGCACAGCCCGACCCGCACGCCTGCGAACATCTGGAAATTGCGCTCGCCTCGAGCCCGTCGACCGACGACCTCCTGGCGAGAGCGGCGCAGATGCTCGGGATATTGACCCAGGAGCTTGGAGTCGCGGTCGCACCGGCGATTGAGGAGATCGTGCTCGATCGCGTCGACCTGGCAGCGGTGGCGAGCGACCGATTGCTTCTCGTCCTTTCGCTTCGCAGCGGAAACATCCGCTCGATCTACGTTCGCCTTCGCGGCGCACTCTCCCCGGCCGAAGTCGAGGACGCCCAGCGGACGCTCAACGAACGCCTCGCCGGGCTCACCCTGCGGGAGATCCGGGGATCGTTCGCCGAGCGGCTCCGCGATGCCAGGGCGCTTCCCGACGGCAGCGAACTCCTCGACATCATTCTCGCGGAGGGGGAAGGGCTGTTCGACCTCCCCGAGCCGCACGACGCGGTGGTGATCGGCAGCCAGTCGGTCCTCATGGAGCAGCCGGAGTTTGCCTCCCACGATCAGATGCGGTCGCTGCTCACCCTCACCGATCGTCGCGGCCTCCTCCGGCAGGCGCTGGCGGAGCGACGGCGTGAGGGGATCACGGTCTCGATCGGCGGCGAGCACCGGGAACCTGGTCTGGCCACCTTCACGTTGGTGACGTCGACCTATCATCGCGGCGGGGCCACCGGCGTTATCGGTGTCCTCGGTCCGACCCGTATGGCCTATGACAAGATTGTCGGCCTGGTAGAGCATGCCGGCCGGCTGATTGAAGGGTTGAGCCAGTGA
- the dnaJ gene encoding molecular chaperone DnaJ, which yields MSDLYAVLEVSREVTDDDIKKSYRRLAMLYHPDRNSAPDAEARFKEIAEAYQVLSDPDKRAHYDRFGSAPSSTSGFGAGFQHIDLSEALNIFMRDIGFGGLDGIFGGGAQRDPTRGQDIRVTVKLSLQEVALGAKRNVRLKTLVPCTNCNGTGAAKGTRPVQCATCGGSGEVRRAARSMFGQFVQVGPCPTCHGEGHVVATPCEVCRGEGRVKGERSVTVDVPPGVSPQHYLTLRGLGTPGPRGGNPGDLIVMIEVKEDDRFERHGDDLHVELPVSFSQAALGTTARVPTPYGDEALAIPAGTQSGTVLRLRGKGLPHLGGAGVGDLNVAVLVWTPDDLTDVQRQLFTELAKYEGDGPTRKGGFWSKLKEALGA from the coding sequence GTGAGCGATCTGTACGCCGTCCTCGAAGTGTCGCGCGAAGTCACCGACGATGACATCAAGAAGTCGTATCGTCGGCTGGCGATGCTCTATCACCCGGACCGGAATTCAGCGCCCGATGCCGAGGCACGCTTCAAGGAGATCGCCGAGGCGTACCAGGTTCTCAGCGATCCCGACAAACGCGCGCACTACGATCGATTCGGGAGCGCCCCGTCGTCGACCAGCGGATTCGGTGCAGGATTCCAGCACATCGACCTCTCCGAAGCGCTCAACATCTTCATGCGCGATATCGGTTTCGGCGGTCTCGACGGCATCTTCGGCGGTGGCGCGCAACGCGATCCGACCCGCGGCCAGGATATCCGCGTGACGGTCAAGCTGTCGCTGCAGGAAGTGGCTCTTGGCGCCAAGCGCAATGTCCGGCTCAAGACGCTGGTCCCGTGCACCAACTGCAACGGCACCGGCGCTGCGAAGGGCACCCGGCCAGTCCAGTGCGCGACGTGCGGCGGATCGGGCGAGGTGCGGCGGGCCGCCCGCTCGATGTTCGGGCAGTTCGTCCAGGTCGGTCCGTGTCCCACCTGTCATGGCGAAGGTCATGTGGTCGCGACTCCGTGCGAAGTCTGTCGTGGCGAGGGTCGCGTCAAGGGCGAACGCAGCGTGACAGTGGACGTCCCCCCCGGTGTCTCGCCGCAGCACTATCTCACGCTGCGCGGACTCGGCACACCCGGGCCGCGCGGAGGGAATCCCGGCGACCTGATCGTGATGATCGAGGTGAAGGAGGATGATCGCTTCGAACGTCACGGCGACGACTTGCACGTCGAGCTGCCCGTGTCGTTCTCGCAGGCCGCACTTGGAACCACCGCGCGTGTTCCCACGCCATACGGTGACGAAGCGCTGGCGATTCCGGCGGGGACCCAGTCCGGGACGGTGCTCCGGCTGCGAGGGAAAGGATTGCCGCATCTCGGGGGCGCCGGTGTCGGCGACCTGAACGTCGCGGTCCTGGTCTGGACGCCGGATGATCTCACCGACGTGCAGCGACAACTGTTCACCGAGCTCGCCAAGTACGAAGGCGACGGACCGACGCGCAAAGGCGGCTTCTGGTCGAAACTCAAGGAAGCCCTCGGCGCGTGA
- a CDS encoding 50S ribosomal protein L11 methyltransferase, whose translation MSDRWWRVVFAAPSGTADAIAGMIVVATGSGVEELADGALTTTLESEAAARDLIDRVTQQFPGTSAACSEAASIDWSTRWRDGIVTRRFGRLLLTPSWLPVTAAAGDVVITIDPESAFGSGEHGSTRGALALVERHVQSGDRVLDLGSGSGILSIAAVALGARSAIGFEIDEPSLPVAETNALRNGVDGGVSFIGGDAADLAPLAGPVEVVCSNILRTVNVVLLPAIAAALIPGGLAIFAGMEAPESPLFEPVLAAGGFEIIDAVIDDGWWSVAARCR comes from the coding sequence GTGAGTGATCGCTGGTGGCGAGTCGTCTTCGCCGCCCCGTCCGGCACCGCTGACGCGATTGCCGGGATGATCGTCGTGGCGACCGGTAGCGGCGTCGAAGAACTCGCCGACGGCGCACTCACCACCACCCTCGAATCCGAAGCGGCTGCGCGCGACCTCATCGACCGCGTCACGCAGCAGTTCCCCGGGACCTCGGCCGCATGCAGCGAAGCAGCGTCGATCGATTGGTCGACTCGCTGGCGCGACGGGATCGTGACCCGGCGCTTCGGACGGCTGCTGCTCACGCCGAGCTGGCTGCCGGTCACCGCCGCGGCCGGCGACGTGGTGATCACCATCGATCCGGAATCAGCGTTCGGCAGCGGCGAGCACGGGTCGACGCGCGGTGCGCTTGCGCTCGTCGAGCGTCACGTGCAGAGTGGCGACCGCGTCCTCGATCTCGGGAGCGGATCGGGAATCCTGTCGATTGCCGCGGTCGCCCTGGGTGCCCGATCGGCGATCGGCTTCGAGATCGACGAGCCGTCACTTCCCGTCGCCGAAACGAACGCGCTTCGCAACGGCGTCGACGGTGGGGTGTCGTTCATCGGCGGCGACGCGGCAGATCTTGCGCCACTGGCGGGTCCGGTCGAAGTCGTCTGTTCCAACATTCTGCGGACGGTGAATGTCGTGCTGCTCCCTGCGATTGCGGCAGCGTTGATTCCCGGCGGCCTCGCGATCTTCGCGGGGATGGAAGCGCCCGAATCCCCGCTTTTCGAGCCCGTGCTCGCCGCCGGCGGGTTCGAGATCATCGACGCCGTGATCGACGACGGATGGTGGTCCGTCGCGGCGCGATGCCGATGA
- a CDS encoding RsmE family RNA methyltransferase, whose protein sequence is MVVRRGAMPMSGAAVLAATELLVDGGVIDLDDDERHHLQVRRVSDGATVRVFDGEGGTAAGVLRHAKSSATVTISNVHRADRPAPTVLAIGAGDKDRFIALAERATELGVTELIPVEAERARDVAGRVRAAHLDRMRRRAREACKQCGNPWATTIVEPLSFEQLIQRYRARRWLVADHSGGAAPGIGTVEAIGWIIGPEGGLTPDEMVRCRETLGAVSVTLGPSILRFDTAAIVAAGLTIDRRLTAER, encoded by the coding sequence ATGGTGGTCCGTCGCGGCGCGATGCCGATGAGCGGCGCCGCTGTTCTCGCCGCCACGGAGCTGCTGGTGGACGGCGGAGTCATTGACCTCGATGACGACGAACGACACCACCTGCAGGTACGGCGCGTTTCCGATGGCGCCACGGTGCGAGTCTTCGACGGCGAGGGTGGCACGGCAGCGGGGGTATTGCGTCACGCCAAGTCATCGGCAACGGTGACGATTTCGAACGTGCACCGAGCTGATCGGCCAGCGCCCACTGTGCTGGCGATCGGTGCCGGCGACAAGGATCGTTTCATTGCGCTCGCCGAGCGCGCCACCGAACTCGGTGTCACCGAACTGATCCCGGTCGAGGCCGAGCGTGCGCGCGACGTCGCCGGCCGGGTTCGCGCAGCACATCTCGACCGGATGCGGCGACGCGCTCGCGAAGCGTGCAAGCAGTGCGGCAATCCCTGGGCGACGACGATCGTCGAGCCGCTGTCGTTCGAACAGCTCATCCAACGATACCGCGCCCGTCGCTGGCTCGTCGCGGATCATTCGGGTGGTGCGGCTCCGGGCATCGGCACCGTCGAAGCGATCGGATGGATCATCGGACCCGAGGGCGGACTCACCCCCGACGAGATGGTCCGGTGCAGGGAAACGCTCGGCGCCGTTTCCGTGACCCTTGGACCGTCGATCTTGCGGTTTGATACCGCCGCAATCGTCGCCGCCGGACTCACCATCGACCGGCGGCTCACAGCGGAGAGATGA
- a CDS encoding histidine triad nucleotide-binding protein has product MMDCIFCRIAAGEIPATIVARTDHAIAFRDLHPQAPTHLLVVPTEHVGSAAHLSRGAAARVLGEIAALATTVAAELGLEAGYRMVINTGPEGGQTVDHLHLHLLGGRQFHWPPG; this is encoded by the coding sequence ATGATGGACTGCATTTTCTGTCGCATCGCAGCAGGGGAAATTCCGGCGACGATTGTCGCCCGAACCGACCACGCGATCGCCTTTCGGGACCTCCATCCGCAGGCACCGACTCACCTCCTCGTGGTTCCGACCGAACATGTCGGGTCGGCGGCCCATCTTTCCCGTGGAGCCGCGGCACGGGTCCTTGGGGAGATTGCGGCGCTGGCCACCACGGTCGCAGCCGAACTTGGTCTCGAGGCCGGATACCGGATGGTGATCAACACGGGCCCGGAAGGCGGCCAGACCGTCGACCACCTCCACCTGCACCTCCTGGGCGGTCGCCAGTTCCACTGGCCGCCCGGCTAG
- the rpsU gene encoding 30S ribosomal protein S21, which translates to MSEVIIHEDESFERALKRFKKKCEKAGILSDLRKHRHYEKPSEKRKRKMNAAQRKNRRGRTVHV; encoded by the coding sequence ATGTCGGAAGTCATCATCCACGAGGATGAGAGCTTCGAGCGCGCGCTCAAGCGTTTCAAGAAAAAGTGCGAGAAGGCTGGTATCCTCTCCGACTTGCGCAAGCACCGGCACTATGAGAAGCCCAGTGAAAAGCGCAAGCGAAAAATGAACGCTGCGCAGCGCAAGAACCGCCGCGGTCGCACGGTACATGTCTGA
- a CDS encoding GatB/YqeY domain-containing protein, whose protein sequence is MSDIVTRLRADQIAARKAAHKDRTLVLGTVLASLKNKEIELGRVPSDVETIDVLRKQIKQRLDSVEQYRKGGRDDLAAKEEFEIGVLREFLPPEVDAETIRAAARDAIAGGATDLGRLMGALMGRFKGQADGATINRIAREALQQK, encoded by the coding sequence ATGTCTGACATCGTCACCCGGCTGCGCGCCGATCAGATTGCGGCGCGCAAGGCCGCACACAAGGACCGGACCCTGGTACTCGGGACGGTCCTTGCGTCGTTGAAGAACAAGGAAATCGAACTCGGCCGCGTGCCCTCCGATGTCGAAACGATCGACGTGCTTCGCAAGCAGATCAAGCAGCGTCTCGATTCCGTCGAGCAGTATCGCAAGGGCGGTCGCGATGATCTCGCCGCAAAGGAAGAGTTCGAGATCGGCGTGCTTCGAGAATTCCTCCCGCCGGAAGTCGATGCCGAGACGATTCGCGCCGCCGCGCGTGACGCGATCGCTGGCGGCGCAACGGACCTCGGCCGGCTGATGGGCGCGCTGATGGGACGATTCAAGGGGCAGGCCGACGGAGCCACGATCAATCGCATCGCCCGCGAGGCACTGCAGCAGAAATGA
- a CDS encoding Smr/MutS family protein, producing MTGVSPLSTGVPPHTRDGTPARLDPAHSADGLAAIEFDAVLDVVAGFTAGPLGADAIRALRPASDIEWIRHELSEVGELLALIGRGERFDVAPIPPLRTVLGRLRIDGSVLDIAELAAVKMTLAAARIIGDELARHRMACPLVAGRHVAPVHRAIERTLELAVGDDGELLDTASPALASARRDVHAARERLVRRLETLLRDLDASSVGAGATVTMRSGRYVIPIRRDSRQRPEGIIHDESASAGTLFVEPTAAIDLGNALRSAVVAEERAVLAVLRDLTQRLRPIEPLLAAHHDCCVAIDSLVARARWAYNANASVPTIHPAGGALRLNVARHPLLIAKGIVAVPFDLTLDAGEHTLLISGPNTGGKTVLLKTVGLAIALAQSGLVPPVGPDSIIPMIDRLFVDIGDHQSLAADLSTFAAHVASVRQILDYSERGTLVLLDEIGSGTDPAEGGALAAAVLESLTSRGALTLATTHLGALKLLATRVDGVVNGSLHFDAETLSPTFRFAKGIPGRSYGLAIARRLGVSSEVLRNAERLVPEAERNLDQLLATVEARRQALDAGEATFRERLDEIERREATLEATQAAQHARDAALRAAEKTAERDRARAAKAYLLEARKQVEAALALARGAADETAAKDARRLVEEGIRDQRARLDESDPTIDGSDETLQVGDRVRLNTGATGELAEIRGDGKGVVLVGTMRLVVATGTLTRVAGAAPRPRVAAVRVDESAPAGAYELDLRGMRADEAEAAVALAIDRATLAEQPHLAIIHGMGTGVLRDVVRRLLAADRRVASFDFAPRTQGGVGVTVAVLR from the coding sequence ATGACCGGTGTCTCGCCGCTGTCGACCGGGGTGCCGCCTCATACGCGAGACGGCACCCCGGCGCGCTTGGATCCGGCCCATTCCGCCGACGGCCTCGCCGCGATCGAGTTCGACGCGGTCCTCGACGTCGTTGCCGGCTTCACGGCCGGGCCGCTCGGCGCCGATGCGATCCGCGCGCTGCGGCCTGCGAGCGACATCGAGTGGATTCGGCACGAGCTCAGCGAGGTCGGTGAACTGCTGGCGCTGATCGGCCGCGGCGAGCGATTCGACGTCGCTCCGATCCCGCCGCTTCGCACCGTGCTCGGCCGACTGCGCATTGACGGAAGCGTGCTCGACATCGCGGAACTCGCCGCCGTCAAGATGACCCTCGCCGCCGCGCGCATCATCGGCGACGAACTCGCACGGCATCGGATGGCGTGCCCCCTGGTCGCGGGGCGGCATGTCGCGCCGGTCCATCGGGCAATCGAGCGGACGCTGGAGCTCGCCGTCGGCGACGATGGAGAACTGCTCGACACGGCCAGCCCGGCCCTCGCGTCGGCACGCCGTGACGTGCACGCCGCGCGCGAGCGGCTGGTCCGACGACTCGAGACGCTCCTGCGCGATCTTGATGCGTCGAGCGTTGGGGCAGGCGCGACGGTGACCATGCGAAGCGGCCGGTACGTCATTCCGATTCGCCGCGATTCTCGCCAGCGCCCCGAGGGGATCATCCACGACGAGTCGGCAAGCGCCGGCACGCTGTTCGTCGAACCGACCGCCGCGATCGACCTCGGCAACGCACTCCGCTCGGCCGTCGTTGCGGAGGAACGGGCGGTCCTGGCGGTCCTTCGCGATCTCACGCAACGCCTTCGGCCGATTGAACCGTTGCTTGCCGCGCACCACGACTGCTGCGTCGCGATCGATTCGCTCGTTGCGCGAGCTCGATGGGCGTACAATGCCAACGCCTCCGTTCCGACAATCCACCCGGCGGGGGGCGCACTTCGCCTCAACGTGGCTCGACACCCGCTGCTGATCGCGAAGGGAATCGTCGCAGTTCCCTTTGATCTCACCCTGGACGCTGGTGAGCACACCCTGCTGATCTCGGGACCAAACACCGGCGGCAAGACGGTCCTGCTCAAGACGGTCGGACTGGCGATCGCCCTGGCGCAATCGGGGCTGGTCCCTCCGGTTGGCCCCGACAGCATCATTCCGATGATCGATCGCCTCTTCGTCGACATCGGCGATCATCAATCGCTCGCCGCCGACCTCTCGACCTTTGCCGCGCACGTCGCCTCGGTGCGGCAGATCCTCGACTACAGCGAGCGGGGCACCCTCGTGTTGCTCGATGAAATCGGTTCGGGCACCGATCCGGCCGAAGGTGGGGCGCTCGCCGCTGCGGTCCTGGAATCGCTGACCAGTCGCGGCGCGCTGACCCTTGCCACCACCCATCTCGGCGCGCTCAAGCTGCTGGCGACGCGAGTCGACGGCGTGGTCAACGGGTCGCTGCATTTCGACGCCGAGACGCTTTCGCCGACCTTCCGATTTGCCAAGGGGATCCCCGGTCGTTCCTATGGGCTCGCCATCGCGCGGCGGCTCGGCGTGTCTTCGGAGGTGTTGCGGAACGCCGAGCGACTGGTCCCCGAGGCGGAACGCAATCTCGATCAATTGCTGGCGACGGTCGAAGCGCGACGGCAAGCGCTCGACGCCGGCGAAGCCACGTTTCGCGAGCGACTCGACGAGATCGAACGGCGCGAGGCGACACTGGAGGCGACGCAGGCAGCGCAGCACGCTCGCGATGCCGCGCTGCGCGCCGCCGAGAAGACGGCGGAGCGCGATCGGGCCCGGGCGGCGAAGGCGTACCTGCTCGAAGCGCGCAAGCAGGTTGAGGCGGCGCTGGCATTGGCCCGAGGCGCCGCCGACGAAACGGCTGCCAAGGACGCGCGGCGCTTGGTGGAGGAGGGCATTCGAGATCAGCGTGCCCGCCTTGACGAATCCGACCCGACGATCGACGGCAGCGACGAGACGCTGCAGGTCGGTGACCGCGTTCGCCTCAATACCGGTGCGACGGGGGAGCTCGCCGAGATCCGGGGCGACGGAAAGGGAGTCGTCCTGGTGGGAACGATGCGGCTCGTGGTCGCGACGGGGACGCTCACTCGCGTCGCGGGTGCAGCCCCGCGGCCTCGTGTCGCGGCGGTTCGCGTCGACGAGTCGGCGCCGGCAGGCGCGTACGAACTCGATCTCCGTGGCATGCGGGCTGACGAGGCGGAGGCGGCCGTGGCGCTGGCGATCGACCGGGCCACTCTCGCGGAACAGCCACACCTCGCCATCATTCACGGCATGGGAACCGGTGTCCTTCGCGACGTTGTCCGGCGACTCCTCGCCGCGGACCGGCGCGTCGCCTCGTTCGACTTTGCGCCGCGCACTCAGGGCGGCGTTGGCGTGACCGTCGCGGTGCTCCGCTAG
- the dnaG gene encoding DNA primase, producing the protein MARIPDEVIEQVRDAADLLEIVQDQVSLKRTGGDWRGPCPFHGGTHRNFAVIPKQNRYYCFVCHATGDVFTWYRERFGMDYPSAVREVARRYGIGIPESSERAGPDPREPLFQACDAAHTWFAAQLRDLPEAETARRYLLQREFSLDTAATLGVGYAPRGGELLAAMRQLGIADDILVEAALVMRRDDGSLASRFRGRLIFPIHDLRGRVVAFGGRILGPGEPKYLNSPETPVFHKGEQLYHLHVAKNAIRKAGFAILVEGYFDVLRVALAGLEHVVAPLGTALTEAQAVLLKRFTNEVVLLYDSDPPGLRATFRAGDVLLAHGVRVRVATLPAGEDPDTLALRGGAAAVEGVIADAIDVLERKVQLLDRKGWFTDVRRSREALDRLLPTLRAASDPITRELYLTRVAERLGVPREAVAAEIASQRAPQAASPAAASPSRTPRTERRVGPRGGAEIERKLLRLLLLHPQWLARARGEITADRFELAACRAIFDALLALPADAPIGDAFAALDQRAREVWTQLVESGAPGPGYDVDREYTGALESLSEIREFASIAAESDPMVLRRRRTALSKEGQTRFSLYLANRAPNRAKHGAPPVEE; encoded by the coding sequence GTGGCGCGGATCCCCGACGAAGTCATCGAGCAGGTCCGCGACGCCGCCGACCTCCTCGAGATCGTGCAGGACCAGGTGTCGCTCAAGCGCACCGGCGGCGACTGGCGCGGCCCGTGTCCCTTCCATGGCGGCACTCACCGGAATTTCGCGGTGATCCCGAAGCAGAATCGCTACTACTGCTTTGTCTGCCACGCCACCGGTGACGTCTTCACGTGGTACCGCGAGCGCTTCGGTATGGACTATCCAAGCGCCGTACGCGAAGTCGCACGACGGTACGGGATCGGCATCCCCGAGAGCAGTGAACGAGCCGGCCCCGATCCTCGCGAGCCGCTCTTCCAGGCGTGCGACGCAGCCCACACGTGGTTCGCTGCCCAGCTGCGCGATCTTCCCGAGGCCGAAACCGCCCGGCGCTACCTGCTGCAGCGCGAGTTCTCGCTCGATACCGCGGCGACGCTTGGCGTGGGCTACGCGCCGCGCGGAGGAGAACTCCTCGCCGCGATGCGACAGCTCGGCATCGCCGATGACATCCTGGTCGAGGCGGCGCTCGTGATGCGTCGCGACGACGGCTCCCTCGCTTCCCGATTTCGCGGCAGGCTGATCTTCCCGATTCACGACCTGCGCGGTCGTGTCGTGGCGTTCGGTGGACGGATTCTCGGTCCGGGCGAACCGAAGTATCTCAACTCGCCGGAAACACCGGTCTTTCACAAGGGCGAGCAGCTCTATCATCTGCACGTCGCGAAGAACGCGATCAGGAAAGCCGGCTTCGCGATCCTGGTCGAAGGATATTTCGATGTGCTGCGCGTCGCGCTTGCCGGTCTCGAGCACGTGGTGGCACCGCTCGGGACCGCGTTGACCGAGGCGCAGGCGGTGCTGCTCAAGCGATTCACCAACGAAGTCGTGCTCCTTTACGACAGCGACCCCCCGGGCCTCCGCGCCACCTTTCGCGCCGGCGACGTGTTGCTTGCGCACGGCGTGCGCGTTCGCGTTGCCACACTGCCTGCGGGCGAAGATCCGGACACGCTTGCGCTCCGCGGTGGTGCGGCTGCGGTCGAGGGGGTGATCGCCGACGCGATCGATGTGCTTGAACGCAAGGTGCAGCTGCTCGATCGCAAGGGGTGGTTCACCGACGTGCGGCGATCGCGCGAAGCGCTCGACCGACTCCTGCCGACCCTGCGTGCCGCGAGCGATCCCATCACGCGTGAGCTCTATCTCACGCGCGTGGCCGAACGTCTCGGCGTTCCGCGCGAGGCGGTCGCCGCCGAGATCGCTTCGCAGCGAGCGCCGCAGGCCGCCAGCCCCGCCGCCGCATCGCCATCCCGCACGCCGCGGACGGAGCGCCGCGTCGGGCCACGTGGCGGGGCGGAGATTGAACGAAAACTTCTGCGCTTGCTCCTGTTGCACCCGCAGTGGCTGGCGCGGGCGCGGGGGGAGATCACTGCCGACCGATTCGAGCTTGCCGCCTGCCGTGCGATCTTCGACGCGCTGTTGGCCCTTCCGGCGGATGCTCCCATTGGCGATGCGTTCGCGGCGCTGGATCAGCGCGCGCGTGAGGTCTGGACGCAGCTGGTGGAATCCGGAGCGCCTGGTCCGGGATATGACGTCGATCGGGAATACACCGGTGCACTCGAATCGCTCAGCGAAATCCGCGAATTCGCGTCCATCGCGGCAGAGAGCGATCCGATGGTCCTGCGGCGGCGGCGGACGGCGCTCAGCAAAGAAGGACAGACGCGGTTTAGCTTGTATCTTGCCAATCGAGCGCCGAATCGTGCCAAGCACGGCGCCCCGCCAGTCGAGGAGTAA